A DNA window from Archocentrus centrarchus isolate MPI-CPG fArcCen1 chromosome 15, fArcCen1, whole genome shotgun sequence contains the following coding sequences:
- the hif1an gene encoding hypoxia-inducible factor 1-alpha inhibitor, producing MAAATVVEADPSTSEGGAAFSGVQSRGWDESQLRKYSFPTKPIPRLSHTDPRAEMLINNEEPVVLTDTNLVYPALKWDIAYLKENIGNGDFSVYISENHKFLYYDEKKMCNFENFVPKSQRMEMKFNEFVDKMYETEERGGDERVYLQQTLNDTVGKKIVVDFLGFNWNWINKQQAKRNWGQLTSNLLLIGMEGNVTPAHYDEQQNFFAQIKGHKRCILFPPDQFECLYPYPVHHPCDRQSQVDFDNPDYEKFPNFKNVVGYEAVVGPGDVLYIPMYWWHHIESLLNGGVTITVNFWYKGAPTPKRIEYPLRAHQKVAIMRNIEKMLGEALGDPHEVGPLLKTMIKGRYEKDHS from the exons ATGGCAGCGGCGACCGTTGTGGAAGCTGACCCGTCGACAAGCGAAGGCGGTGCCGCTTTCTCTGGCGTCCAGAGCCGGGGATGGGATGAATCCCAGCTCCGAAAGTATTCTTTCCCTACCAAGCCCATTCCTAGGTTGTCTCACACGGACCCGAGAGCAGAAATGCTTATAAACAACGAG gAACCGGTGGTtttgacagacacaaacctcGTGTACCCGGCTCTCAAATGGGATATTGCATACCTCAAGGAGAACATTGGAAATGGAGACTTCTCTGtttacatttcagaaaaccACAAATTCCTTTACtatgatgagaaaaaaatgtgcaacttTGAGAACTTTGTCCCCAAGTCTCAGCGAATGGAAATGAAGTTTAATGAATTTGTGGATAAAATGTATGAAACAGAGGAAAGGGGAGGAGATGAAAG gGTATATCTGCAGCAGACGCTAAATGACACAGTAGGAAAGAAGATCGTTGTTGACTTTCTTGGTTTCAACTGGAACTGGATCAACAAGCAGCAAGCCAAGAGAAACTGGGGACAGCTGACATCCAATCTCCTGCTTATAGGCATGGAGG GCAATGTGACACCAGCGCATTATGATGAGCAGCAGAACTTCTTTGCACAGATCAAAGGCCATAAGAGATGCATCCTCTTTCCTCCAGACCAGTTTGAATGTCTCTATCCATACCCTGTCCATCACCCCTGTGACAGACAGAGCCAA GTTGATTTTGATAACCCAGACTATGAGAAGTTTccgaattttaaaaatgtggttGGCTATGAGGCTGTTGTGGGCCCTGGAGACGTGCTCTACATCCCAATGTACTG GTGGCATCACATTGAATCACTGCTGAACGGTGGAGTGACAATCACTGTAAACTTCTGGTACAAA GGTGCCCCCACACCTAAGAGGATAGAATACCCTCTGAGGGCTCATCAGAAAGTGGCCATCATGAGGAATATTGAAAAGATGCTTGGAGAGGCACTTGGAGATCCACATGAG GTCGGACCTTTACTGAAAACGATGATCAAGGGACGATATGAGAAGGATCACAGTTAG
- the cuedc2 gene encoding CUE domain-containing protein 2, producing MDLQKIIHSALHEFIQTYIPDADLSTLDDVLLSYITGVLEDLGSQQSVEENFDVEVFAEMLEAYIPGFAEIDSVKVCEMMFSLASKLATARTSAREENGVPKARTEEISLKLTSEPPQTEMQCLKTQTEGATAKLPVSEWEAQEQHLLEMFPKCSLTEARSALSIAKGDMEEAVRLIIEGDVQLSPTPLNVNHGKSISSLADQKLKESILEKYMLVDREEDNKTHRPVAPKDAPKKLVRYHGNQVVTTKGERYQLVKKNEAEDMKKTYVNLKPARKYRFH from the exons ATGGACCTCCAAAAAATTATACACAGTGCGCTGCACGAATTTATTCAGACTTATATTCCTGATGCAGATCTCAG CACACTGGATGATGTCCTTTTGTCTTACATCACTGGAGTCCTGGAGGATCTTGGCTCCCAGCAGAGTGTTGAGGAGAACTTTGATGTGGAGGTCTTTGCAGAGATGTTAGAAGCTTACATACCTGGCTTTGCAGAAATTGACAG TGTCAAAGTCTGTGAAATGATGTTCAGTCTGGCTTCAAAACTAGCTACTGCTCGGACGTCAG ctcGTGAAGAAAATGGTGTGCCTAAGGCAAGGACAGAAGAGATCTCCTTGAAGCTCACCAGTGAGCCACcacaaacagaaatgcagtgccttaaaacacagacagagggagCCACTGCCAAG CTACCGGTGTCTGAGTGGGAGGCCCAGGAGCAGCACCTGTTAGAGATGTTTCCCAAGTGTAGTCTGACTGAGGCTCGCAGTGCCCTATCTATTGCcaaaggagacatggaggaagCTGTACGTCTTATCATAGAGGGAGATGTCCAACTCAGTCCCACACCTCTTAAT GTAAACCATGGGAAGAGTATTTCCTCACTGGCAGACCAGAAACTTAAAGAGAGCATCCTTGAGAA GTACATGCTGGTGGACAGGGAGGAAGATAATAAAACACACCGGCCCGTCGCTCCCAAAGAT GCTCCAAAGAAGCTAGTTCGGTACCACGGTAACCAGGTGGTAACCACAAAAGGAGAACGGTATCAACTCGTGAAGAAGAACGAGGCGGAGGACATGAAGAAGACGTACGTCAACCTCAAGCCAGCGAGAAAGTACAGATTCCATTGA